The Alistipes finegoldii DSM 17242 DNA segment AGCCTGCATTTCCGGCTCCACCCCTCGCCGACGGCCATCCGGGCGATCTCACCCATCGTAAGCCCGTGCAGCACGGGAATCGACAAGGCTCCGACGCCCGACTTGTACTTCATGTCGAGCACCGGCCCGTCGATCAGATGCCCGTTGGGATTGGGACGGTCGAGCACGACGACCGTACGGCCGAATTCGGCGCAGGCGTCCATCATGCGGAGCATCGTTATATAATAGGTGTAGAACCGCAGTCCGACGTCCTGCATATCGACCACCAGCACATCGAACGACTGCATCGCCTCGTCCGAGGGGCGTTTGGTATTGCCGTCGTAGAGCGACCGGATCGGGATTCCCGTCCGCTCGTCCACCGAGTTTCCGACATGCTCGCCCGCATCGGCCGTTCCCCGGAATCCGTGTTCGGGCGAAAAGATCCCCGTCACATTGAATCCGCGGCCGTGCAGCAGATCGACCAGATGGATCGTCCCGTCGGCGGAAGCCCCCGGCAAACGAGCCGGCCGATTCCCGGCCCTGTCCGGCAAAACCGTCGCGTCGCCTGCGGATACTTCCGGCAGTCGTTCCGCCTCTGCCGCATATTTCCCCTGCGCCGGTTCGTAGAAACGCGCGACGGCGGTATGGTTCGCCAGCACGGCCACGCGCAGGCCCTTCAGTTTCGGAAAATAGGCCGCAGTGTCGGTCATGCCGACCAGCACCGGAGCATGCGGAAGCGGTGCGCCGCAGGCCGATCCGGGCTGCGCCCCCTGTGCCGCAGCGCGCGGCGCGACGGCCAAGGCCGCAAGCGTCAGGAAAACGAGTAGTCTCTTCATCTTACAAAGATAGCGATCTTTTCGTACGGCGAAACCCCGGATCAGGCTTCGGCGCCGTACTCCATCAGGTAAGCCTTGATGAATTCGTCCAGCCCCCCGTCCATGACGGCTTCGACAGCCGAGGTCTGCACGCCCGTCCGGTGATCCTTGACGCGGCGGTCGTCGAAGACGTAGGAACGGATCTGCGAACCCCATTCGATCTTCTTTTTCGACGCCTCCAAAGCCTGCTGCGTGGCCATGCGTTTGTCCAGCTCGCGCTGGTAGAGCTTCGATTTGAGGATACGCATGGCGTTCTCGCGGTTCATCAGCTGCGAGCGGGTCTCCATGTTCTCGATCAGGAACTCCACCGCTTCGCCCGTATCGGCGTCCTTGCCGTGATAACGCAGGCGCACGGCGGTTTCGACCTTATTGACGTTCTGACCGCCCGCACCGCTGGCTCGGAACGTATCCCACTCTATGTCCGAGGGATTCACCGTCACCTCGATCGTATCGTCCACGGCGGGCGACACGAAAACCGACGCGAAAGTCGTCTGCCGCTTGTTGTTGGCGTTGAAGGGCGAAAGGCGCACCATGCGGTGCACGCCGTTCTCGCTCTTGAGGTAGCCGTACGCATACTCGCCTTCGAACTCCAGCGTGCAGGACTTCACCCCCACCTCGTCGCCGGCCTGATAGTCGAGCACCTTGACCTTGTAGCCGTGCGCCTCGCCCCAGCGGGTATACATGCGCAGCAGCATCGACGCCCAGTCGAGCGCTTCGGTGCCGCCGGCCCCGGCGTTGATGTCGAGAATCGCCCCCAGCTTGTCCTCGTCGCGGCGCAGCATGTTGCGCATTTCGAGTTTCTCGATGCGCTCCAGCGTCTGCGCATAATGGGCGTCCATCTCCTGCTCGCTCACCACGCCCTCCTTCACGAATTCGGGCATCAGCGCAAGATCCTCGACGTCCTTCGCAACGGCGTCGTAATCGTCCACCCACGCCTTGATGGCCGCTACGCGGCGCAGCTGTTCGCGCGCCTGATCCGGGTTGTCCCAGAAATCCGGCACTTGGGTCTTCTCCTCTTCGTTGAGCAGGTCGATGCGCTTCTGTTCGATGTTCAGACAGCGCTCCAGCGCACCGCTGCGCTGTTCCAAATCCTTTATCTGATCTGCAAGTATCATAGGCAATCAATTAACAAAAAAAATGCGGCCACTCAGGGCTTCACGCCCAGTTTGCGTTCCACGAATTCCAGCACGAAACCGGTCGTGCCGTCGATTCCCAGCACCGACGAATCGATGCAGAGATCATAGGTCTCGGCCATTCCCCACGTGCCGCTGCTGTAATAATTGTAGTAGGCCGCGCGCCGGGCGTCGGTGCGGTCCATCAGGCTCTCCGCCTCTCCGGGCGCGATGCCGTGCAGGCGGCAGAGCCGCTCGATACGTTCGGCACGGCCGGCCGCGATGAAAATATTCACGGTGCGCGGATGATCGCGCAGAATATAGTCGGCGCAGCGGCCCACGAAAACGCACGATTCGCGCGAAGCGAGGTCGCGGATCACGTCGCTTTGGATTTTGAACAGCGCATCGCTGCTCAGCACGTTGCTCCCCGAATATTCGCTTCCGACGAACGGCGAACGCAGATAGCCGATGAAGGTCGCGAACAGGTTGCGCGACTCCTTTTCGTCGGCTTTCTCGAAAATTTCGGGGCAGATGCCGCTCTGCTCGGCGGCCAGATTGATCAGCTGCTTGTCGTAAACGCCGATTCCGAGTCTCGCCGCCACGGCCTCGCCGACGGCCTTGCCGCCGCTTCCGAGCTGCCGCCCGATATTGATGACGAATTTATCTTTCATAGTCGCGGATTATTCGGGGTTGTTCGTTGCCGGGGCCGCATCCATCTTGGCCCGGAATTTACGCAGCTGGTAGGCCAGCATGCAGAAGGCCACAACCGACGCCAGCAGGTCTGAGAGCGGCATCGAGCACCACACGCCCCAGCTGCCGTCCCAACGGGTATAGACGTCGAAGATGTGCGGCAGGAAGATCAGCCCCGGCATCAGGAAAAGCAGCTGGCGCGAAAGCGACAGGAAAATCGCCTTGCCGGCCATGCCGATGCTCATGAAGAAGTTGGTGGCCACCATCTGGAACCCGATGATCGGGAAGCAGATGAAGACGATGCGCATGCCCTCAACGGACAGCCGGATCAGTTCGGGATCGTTCGTGAAGGCAGACACCGCCAGCCGCGGGACCAGCTCGCCCATCAGGAATCCGGCCATCGTGACGCACGTGGCGCCGATGATCGTCAGCTTCAGCACGCGCAGCACGCGCTCGTACTGCCGGGCGCCGAAATTATACCCCGCGATGGGCTGCATGCCCTGATTGATGCCCATGACGATCATCACGAAGAAGAACGCCAGCCGGTTCACGATGCCGTAGGCGCCGATCATCAGGTCGCCGCCGTATTGTTTCAGCCCCTTGTTGATCAGGATCACGATGAAGCAGGCCGCGAGGTTCATCAGGAAGGGCGACATGCCGATGGCCAGAATATCGCGCACGATCTTGCGGCGCAGGCGGTAGATGCCGGGCCTGAAATGGAGCAGTTCGCTCTTATCCGAAAGGATATGGAACTGCCAGACGAGCGCGATGACCTGTGCCAGTATCGTGGCGACGGCCGCGCCGCGGATGCCCCACCCGAAACCGTAAATGAACAGCGGGTCGAGCGCAGCGTTGATCACCACCGTATAGATCGTAGCGTACATCGACTTGCGCGGGTGGCCCGAAGCTCTCAGCACGGAGTTCAGTCCCAAATACATATGCGTGATGACGTTTCCCAAGAGGATAATCGTCATGTAGTCGCGCGCATAGCCTATCGTCGCGTCGCTGGCTCCGAAGAAATAGAGGATCGGGTCGAGAAACAACAGCGTCACCAGTCCGAACGAAAGACCGATAATCAGGTTCAGCACCACCACGTTGCCCAGAATGTTCTGGGCCGTTTCATAGTCGCGCTGGCCCAGACGCATCGACACCAGCGTCGCGGCGCCCACGCCCACCAGCGAACCGAACGCCGCGGCGAGGTTCATCAGCGGGAAGGTCAGCGCCAGCCCCGAAATGGCCAGCGGCCCCACGCCGTGGCCGATGAAGATGCTGTCGACCATGTTGTAGAGCGAAGCGGCCGTCATGGCGATGACCGCCGGCACGGCATATTGTACGAGCAGTTTGCGGATACGCTCCGTTCCGAGTTCCGCAGCCGCTCCCTTTATTGTTACAGACATAATTTCCTGTTCATATTCCTGTAGAGTGCCGATTTCCCGGAATCACCTCCCGGACATGCAGCCCGACGCCGCCCGGCACGGCGGACATCCTGCATACCGCCCGGACACAACCTGACAACTCCCCGGGCACCACCGTCCCCGGACACTGCCGGGGCGGCAAAAACCGTGCACCGCACTCCGGCGTCCGTTCCGGCGGGCGGCGCCCGAAAATCGGGAGACAGCTATTCCAGCTCCCAGTCGCTGCCGTCCTTGCGGTCCTTGACGCGGATTCCGGCGGCGGCCAGCCCGTCGCGGATACGGTCGGAAGCGGCCCAGTCCTTCGCGGCGCGAGCCTTCAGACGTTCATCGAGCAGCATCTCGACCAGCGGCGTCACGTAGTCGCGGCCCGAAGCCGAGCCGGCGGCCTTCTCGTCGCGCAGGCCGAGAATGTCGAACGCATAGCGGCGAACGGTCGTCTTCAGTGTTTCGAGGTCGGCGGCCGTGATGGTCTGCCGGCCCTCAGCAAGCTGGTTGATGACGCGCACCCAGTCGAACAGCGCCGAAATGACCATCGGCGAATTCAGGTCGTCGTCCATCGCCGCGCGGCAGCGTCCCTCCAGTTCGGCCGGATCGACCGTCGAGACGTCGGCGGGTTTGATCCTGCCGAGCGCCTCGACGCCCTTCATCAGGCGGTCGAGTCCCTTCTCGGCGGCCTGCAGCGCCCCGTTCGAGAAGTCGAGCGTCGAGCGGTACTGCGCCTGCAGCACGAAGAAACGGATCGTCATCGGCGAATAGGCCTGCGCCAGCAGTTTGTGGCTGCCGGTGAAAAGCTCTTCGAGGGTGATGAAGTTGCCCAGCGACTTGCCCATCTTCTGGCCGTTGATCGTAATCATGTTGTTGTGCACCCAGTAACGGGCCGAATCGTGGCCCAGCGCCGCCGTGGACTGCGCGATCTCGCATTCGTGGTGCGGGAACATCAGGTCCATGCCGCCGCCGTGGATGTCGAAACGCTCGCCCAGATAGCGGGTGCTCATGGCCGAGCACTCCATATGCCAGCCGGGGAATCCCTCGCTCCACGGCGAAGGCCAGCGCATGATATGTTCGGGCGACGCCTTCTTCCACAACGCGAAGTCGTACGAATGGCGCTTGTCGCTCTGACCGTCCAGCTCGCGGGTGTTGGCGACGATATCGTCGAGATTGCGGCCCGAAAGCCGGCCGTAATTGTATTTCCGGTTGTACTTCTCCACGTCGAAGTAGACCGAGCCGTTCGACTCGTAGGCGAACCCGTCAGCCAGAATCTTCTTCACGAACTCGATCTGCTCGATGATATGTCCCGACGCATAGGGTTCGATCGAGGGCGTCTCGACGTTCAGGGCCTCCATCGCACGGTGGTAACGCTCCGTGTAGTAGTGGGCCACCTCCATCGGCTCCAGCTGTTCGAGCCGGGCCTTCTTGGCGATTTTGTCCTCTCCCTCGTCGGCGTCGTGCTCCAGATGTCCCACGTCCGTGATGTTGCGCACGTAACGCACCTTGTAGCCGCTGGCCTTGAGGTAGCGGAACAGCAGGTCGAACGTCACGGCCGGACGGGCGTGGCCCAGATGCGGGTCGCCGTAGACCGTAGGGCCGCAGACATACATGCCCACGCGGCCGGGAGTCAAAGGCTCGAACTCCTCCTTGCGGCGGGTGAGCGTATTGTAAAGTACGAGTTTCGATTCCATAATTATCCGAAAAATTTACCGCAAAAATAAGAAAT contains these protein-coding regions:
- the cysS gene encoding cysteine--tRNA ligase, whose protein sequence is MESKLVLYNTLTRRKEEFEPLTPGRVGMYVCGPTVYGDPHLGHARPAVTFDLLFRYLKASGYKVRYVRNITDVGHLEHDADEGEDKIAKKARLEQLEPMEVAHYYTERYHRAMEALNVETPSIEPYASGHIIEQIEFVKKILADGFAYESNGSVYFDVEKYNRKYNYGRLSGRNLDDIVANTRELDGQSDKRHSYDFALWKKASPEHIMRWPSPWSEGFPGWHMECSAMSTRYLGERFDIHGGGMDLMFPHHECEIAQSTAALGHDSARYWVHNNMITINGQKMGKSLGNFITLEELFTGSHKLLAQAYSPMTIRFFVLQAQYRSTLDFSNGALQAAEKGLDRLMKGVEALGRIKPADVSTVDPAELEGRCRAAMDDDLNSPMVISALFDWVRVINQLAEGRQTITAADLETLKTTVRRYAFDILGLRDEKAAGSASGRDYVTPLVEMLLDERLKARAAKDWAASDRIRDGLAAAGIRVKDRKDGSDWELE
- a CDS encoding MATE family efflux transporter codes for the protein MSVTIKGAAAELGTERIRKLLVQYAVPAVIAMTAASLYNMVDSIFIGHGVGPLAISGLALTFPLMNLAAAFGSLVGVGAATLVSMRLGQRDYETAQNILGNVVVLNLIIGLSFGLVTLLFLDPILYFFGASDATIGYARDYMTIILLGNVITHMYLGLNSVLRASGHPRKSMYATIYTVVINAALDPLFIYGFGWGIRGAAVATILAQVIALVWQFHILSDKSELLHFRPGIYRLRRKIVRDILAIGMSPFLMNLAACFIVILINKGLKQYGGDLMIGAYGIVNRLAFFFVMIVMGINQGMQPIAGYNFGARQYERVLRVLKLTIIGATCVTMAGFLMGELVPRLAVSAFTNDPELIRLSVEGMRIVFICFPIIGFQMVATNFFMSIGMAGKAIFLSLSRQLLFLMPGLIFLPHIFDVYTRWDGSWGVWCSMPLSDLLASVVAFCMLAYQLRKFRAKMDAAPATNNPE
- a CDS encoding exo-beta-N-acetylmuramidase NamZ family protein, with amino-acid sequence MKRLLVFLTLAALAVAPRAAAQGAQPGSACGAPLPHAPVLVGMTDTAAYFPKLKGLRVAVLANHTAVARFYEPAQGKYAAEAERLPEVSAGDATVLPDRAGNRPARLPGASADGTIHLVDLLHGRGFNVTGIFSPEHGFRGTADAGEHVGNSVDERTGIPIRSLYDGNTKRPSDEAMQSFDVLVVDMQDVGLRFYTYYITMLRMMDACAEFGRTVVVLDRPNPNGHLIDGPVLDMKYKSGVGALSIPVLHGLTMGEIARMAVGEGWSRKCRLDVVCCRNYTHATPYGLPVAPSPNLPTQRAVYLYPSLCLFEGTVVSLGRGTDKPFEIYGHPDMKGYGFSFTPRPTAGAKHPPLEGRLCHGADLSRMPLDEARQVGLTLRYVIEAYRNLGLGERFFTPMFEKLIGVGYVREMILAGASEAEIRACWQEDLSRFRRQRRPYLLYAE
- a CDS encoding AAA family ATPase, whose protein sequence is MKDKFVINIGRQLGSGGKAVGEAVAARLGIGVYDKQLINLAAEQSGICPEIFEKADEKESRNLFATFIGYLRSPFVGSEYSGSNVLSSDALFKIQSDVIRDLASRESCVFVGRCADYILRDHPRTVNIFIAAGRAERIERLCRLHGIAPGEAESLMDRTDARRAAYYNYYSSGTWGMAETYDLCIDSSVLGIDGTTGFVLEFVERKLGVKP
- the prfB gene encoding peptide chain release factor 2, translating into MILADQIKDLEQRSGALERCLNIEQKRIDLLNEEEKTQVPDFWDNPDQAREQLRRVAAIKAWVDDYDAVAKDVEDLALMPEFVKEGVVSEQEMDAHYAQTLERIEKLEMRNMLRRDEDKLGAILDINAGAGGTEALDWASMLLRMYTRWGEAHGYKVKVLDYQAGDEVGVKSCTLEFEGEYAYGYLKSENGVHRMVRLSPFNANNKRQTTFASVFVSPAVDDTIEVTVNPSDIEWDTFRASGAGGQNVNKVETAVRLRYHGKDADTGEAVEFLIENMETRSQLMNRENAMRILKSKLYQRELDKRMATQQALEASKKKIEWGSQIRSYVFDDRRVKDHRTGVQTSAVEAVMDGGLDEFIKAYLMEYGAEA